One genomic window of Cololabis saira isolate AMF1-May2022 chromosome 3, fColSai1.1, whole genome shotgun sequence includes the following:
- the LOC133440941 gene encoding tumor necrosis factor receptor superfamily member 6B-like isoform X1, with amino-acid sequence MHVSPQLSLVVMLLFPAVHHGLPSSAVDVPTYEHQDPSTGETLACEKCPPGSHMVAHCTANTRTKCQPCKSDHFTELWNYLPRCLYCNNFCSHTQEVETECSPVNNRVCRCVQGYYLMDDFCIRQSECGAGYGVQSKGTSKEDTVCEKCSDGFFSNSSSAVDSCVKHQECAGGELALLPGSNLHDTVCGTCKDLENGGETLRTFLAAFFSAHRMGVRKMKRFVARNMYSSDEERGDEDASLTEQRGPLLGQIRAWLADAPVEKLRRIPQMLRAVQVNSMADKLDKRFSEIQEQSLDCTLTLK; translated from the exons ATGCATGTCTCTCCGCAGCTTTCCTTGGTAGTGATGCTCCTGTTCCCTGCAGTCCACCACGGACTCCCCAGCTCCGCAGTTGACGTTCCCACCTACGAGCACCAAGATCCGTCCACAGGGGAAACGCTGGCCTGCGAGAAGTGTCCGCCGGGCTCTCACATGGTCGCCCACTGCACCGCCAACACACGCACCAAGTGCCAGCCGTGTAAAAGCGACCACTTCACGGAGTTGTGGAACTACCTGCCCAGGTGTCTGTACTGCAACAACTTCTGCTCACACACCCAGGAGGTGGAGACGGAGTGTTCTCCAGTCAACAACAGGGTCTGCCGGTGCGTACAGGGCTACTACCTGATGGATGACTTCTGCATCAGACAGTCGGAGTGTGGCGCTGGATACGGTGTTCAGTCCAAAG GTACATCAAAAGAAGACACTGTTTGTGAAAAGTGCTCCGATGGCTTTTTTTCCAACTCGTCGTCTGCAGTGGATTCGTGCGTAAAACACCAAGAGTGCGCAGGCGGAGAGCTTGCGCTCCTCCCCGGTTCAAATCTCCACGACACCGTGTGTGGCACCTGCAAGGATCTGGAGAATGGAG GTGAGACGCTGAGGACCTTCCTCGCAGCGTTTTTTAGCGCGCACAGGATGGGTGTCAGAAAAATGAAGAGATTTGTTGCCAG AAACATGTATAGCTCGGATGAGGAGAGGGGGGATGAAGACGCGAGCCTCACCGAGCAGAGAGGCCCTCTCCTGGGCCAGATCAGGGCGTGGCTGGCCGACGCCCCGGTGGAGAAACTGAGGCGGATCCCGCAGATGCTGAGGGCCGTCCAGGTCAACTCCATGGCGGATAAACTTGACAAGAGATTCAGTGAGATCCAGGAGCAAAGCCTCGATTGTACCTTAACTCTTAAATAG
- the LOC133440941 gene encoding tumor necrosis factor receptor superfamily member 6B-like isoform X2: MTMLSLVVMLLFPAVHHGLPSSAVDVPTYEHQDPSTGETLACEKCPPGSHMVAHCTANTRTKCQPCKSDHFTELWNYLPRCLYCNNFCSHTQEVETECSPVNNRVCRCVQGYYLMDDFCIRQSECGAGYGVQSKGTSKEDTVCEKCSDGFFSNSSSAVDSCVKHQECAGGELALLPGSNLHDTVCGTCKDLENGGETLRTFLAAFFSAHRMGVRKMKRFVARNMYSSDEERGDEDASLTEQRGPLLGQIRAWLADAPVEKLRRIPQMLRAVQVNSMADKLDKRFSEIQEQSLDCTLTLK, from the exons ATGACCATG CTTTCCTTGGTAGTGATGCTCCTGTTCCCTGCAGTCCACCACGGACTCCCCAGCTCCGCAGTTGACGTTCCCACCTACGAGCACCAAGATCCGTCCACAGGGGAAACGCTGGCCTGCGAGAAGTGTCCGCCGGGCTCTCACATGGTCGCCCACTGCACCGCCAACACACGCACCAAGTGCCAGCCGTGTAAAAGCGACCACTTCACGGAGTTGTGGAACTACCTGCCCAGGTGTCTGTACTGCAACAACTTCTGCTCACACACCCAGGAGGTGGAGACGGAGTGTTCTCCAGTCAACAACAGGGTCTGCCGGTGCGTACAGGGCTACTACCTGATGGATGACTTCTGCATCAGACAGTCGGAGTGTGGCGCTGGATACGGTGTTCAGTCCAAAG GTACATCAAAAGAAGACACTGTTTGTGAAAAGTGCTCCGATGGCTTTTTTTCCAACTCGTCGTCTGCAGTGGATTCGTGCGTAAAACACCAAGAGTGCGCAGGCGGAGAGCTTGCGCTCCTCCCCGGTTCAAATCTCCACGACACCGTGTGTGGCACCTGCAAGGATCTGGAGAATGGAG GTGAGACGCTGAGGACCTTCCTCGCAGCGTTTTTTAGCGCGCACAGGATGGGTGTCAGAAAAATGAAGAGATTTGTTGCCAG AAACATGTATAGCTCGGATGAGGAGAGGGGGGATGAAGACGCGAGCCTCACCGAGCAGAGAGGCCCTCTCCTGGGCCAGATCAGGGCGTGGCTGGCCGACGCCCCGGTGGAGAAACTGAGGCGGATCCCGCAGATGCTGAGGGCCGTCCAGGTCAACTCCATGGCGGATAAACTTGACAAGAGATTCAGTGAGATCCAGGAGCAAAGCCTCGATTGTACCTTAACTCTTAAATAG